A window from Podospora bellae-mahoneyi strain CBS 112042 chromosome 1 map unlocalized CBS112042p_1, whole genome shotgun sequence encodes these proteins:
- the DIP2 gene encoding beta transducin (COG:A; BUSCO:EOG09260EE7; EggNog:ENOG503NWQD), translated as MVKSYLKFEPSKSFGVVASSSSNIVWSSKDKTKSSAGQAVVAANEEVLVWDIKKGELLSRWKEENNRALVTAIAQSKTDPDLFAVGYENGSIRIWDSKIATSVVSFNGHKSAVTILAFDKTGVRLASGSKDTDVIVWDLVAEVGQYKLRGHKDQVTGLRFIEPEPVVQEEDGEQALMAVDNDGAEGFLLTTGKDSLIKLWDLSSRHCIETHVAQSNGECWALGVSPDLSGCVTAGNDGEMKVWALDVVALAASAQRVDLSQSVNFLHDRGTLHRSSKERAVEVIFHPRRDYFAVHGVEKNVEIWRIRTESEVKKSLARKKKRRKEKLAKDKKGADVDMEDEGADDINKAEISDVFAQHVIVRTTGKVRSVDWAIQQGSKDLQLLVGSTNNLLELYTIVGKDKLKSKTDVADYNKALGVDLPGHRTDIRSLSLSSDDKMLASAANGSLKIWNVKTQACIRTFECGYALCCAFLPGDKVVVVGTKEGELQLYDVASAALLESVNAHEGHAIWALQVHPDGKSVVSGGADKAAKFWDFKIVQEQVLGTTRTTPKLKLVQSRILKVSDDILSLKFSPDSKLLAVSLLDSTVKVFFVDSLKLYLNLYGHKLPVLSMDISFDSKLIITSSADKNIRIWGLDFGDCHKALFGHQDSILQVAFIPHNSDGNGHHFFSASKDRTIKYWDGDKFEQIQRIDGHHGEIWALAISHAGNFLVSASHDKSIRVWEETDEQIFLEEEREKELEELYESTLTTSLEQDADAQDENREVAAASKQTVETLMAGERIAEALELGLADLNVVKEWEVAKASNPNLAPPQRHAIFMALGNITAEQYVMNTLSKIKASALHDALLVLPFASVPMLFTFLNLFALRSMNIPLTCRILFFMLKTHHKQIVSSRTMRQMLDGIRVNLRQALRKQKNEMGYNIAALRVVGMQIEERSVKGFVDENWEEEEKQKKEVRKRAFASLS; from the exons ATGGTCAAGTCCTACCT AAAATTCGAGCCATCAAAGTCCTTCGGCGTCGTCGCATCCAGCAGCTCCAACATTGTCTGGTCGTCCAAGGACAAGACGAAAAGCAGCGCCGGCCAAGCTGTCGTCGCCGCCAATGAGGAGGTGCTAGTCTGGGATATCAAGAAGGGCGAACTCCTCAGCCGCTGGAAAGAAGAGAACAACAGAGCTCTGGTAACGGCAATCGCGCAAAGCAAGACCGACCCCGATCTGTTCGCTGTCGGCTACGAAAATGGCAGTATTCGCATTTGGGACAGCAAGATCGCCACCTCCGTAGTGAGCTTCAACGGCCACAAGTCGGCCGTCACTATTCTCGCTTTCGACAAGACTGGTGTGCGCCTGGCCTCCGGTTCGAAGGATACCGACGTTATTGTTTGGGATCTGGTGGCCGAGGTGGGACAGTACAAGCTGAGAGGACACAAAGATCAGGTTACCGGCCTGAGGTTCATTGAGCCGGAGCCGGTGGtgcaggaagaagatggagagcaggcgttgatggcggtggaCAACGATGGCGCAGAGGGATTCCTTCTTACGACAGGAAAGGATTCGCTGATTAAGCTCTGGGATCTTTCATCCCGCCACTGTATCGAGACACACGTTGCGCAAAGCAATGGCGAATGCTGGGCGCTAGGAGTTTCGCCGGATCTGAGCGGCTGCGTGACTGCTGGGAACGATGGCGAAATGAAGGTGTGGGCATTGGATGTCGTGGCACTGGCTGCCTCGGCGCAACGAGTCGACCTTTCACAATCAGTAAACTTCCTCCACGATAGAGGCACATTACACCGATCGAGCAAAGAACGCGCAGTCGAGGTTATTTTCCACCCCCGCCGGGATTACTTCGCCGTACACGGAGTCGAGAAGAACGTTGAAATTTGGAGGATACGGACGGAATCAGAGGTCAAGAAGAGCTTGgccaggaaaaagaagagaagaaaggaGAAGCTGGCAAAAGATAAGAAGGGCGCCGATGTTGAtatggaggatgagggcgCCGACGATATCAACAAGGCCGAGATTTCTGATGTGTTTGCGCAGCACGTTATCGTACGAACCACGGGCAAGGTCAGATCAGTCGACTGGGCGATACAACAAGGGAGCAAGGACCTGCAATTACTTGTAGGGTCCACAAACAACTTGTTGGAGCTCTATACGATTGTTGGAAAAGACAAGCTCAAGTCCAAGACCGATGTTGCAGATTACAACAAGGCACTGGGTGTTGATCTCCCAGGCCATCGCACAGACATCCGCTCGCTATCACTCAGCTCGGACGACAAAATGCTGGCATCTGCTGCCAATGGTTCGCTCAAGATTTGGAACGTAAAGACACAAGCCTGCATCAGAACATTTGAGTGTGGTTATGCGCTCTGCTGCGCATTTTTGCCAGGTGACAaggtggtagtggtgggaaccaaggagggagagctcCAACTGTACGATGTGGCTTCCGCGGCGTTGTTGGAGAGCGTGAATGCACACGAGGGCCATGCTATCTGGGCGCTACAAGTCCACCCAGATGGCAAGTCTGTGGTGTCAGGAGGTGCCGACAAAGCAGCCAAATTCTGGGATTTCAAGATTGTCCAGGAGCAAGTTCTTGGCACCACGAGAACCACACCAAAACTCAAGCTGGTCCAGTCGAGGATACTCAAGGTATCTGACGACATTCTCAGTCTGAAATTCTCCCCCGACTCCAAGCTCCTGGCTGTGTCTCTCCTCGACAGCACAGTCAAGGTCTTCTTTGTCGACTCCCTCAAACTCTATCTCAACCTCTACGGCCACAAACTCCCCGTCTTAAGCATGGACATCTCCTTCGACAGCAAACtaatcatcacctcctccgccgacAAGAACATCAGAATATGGGGTCTCGATTTCGGCGACTGCCACAAAGCCTTGTTTGGTCACCAAGACTCGATCCTTCAAGTAGCCTTCATCCCCCACAACTCGGACGGCAACGGACATCACTTCTTTTCCGCGTCCAAAGACCGCACGATCAAATACTGGGACGGGGATAAATTCGAGCAAATCCAACGTATCGACGGCCACCACGGGGAGATCTGGGCCCTTGCCATCTCCCACGCGGGTAACTTCCTCGTGTCCGCCTCTCACGACAAGTCTATTCGTGTATGGGAGGAAACGGACGAGCAGATCTTCCTCGAGGAAGAGCGCGAAAAGGAACTGGAAGAGCTTTACGAATCTacgctcaccacctccctagAGCAAGACGCCGACGCCCAGGATGAAAACCGCGAGGTTGCCGCAGCATCAAAACAGACGGTTGAGACGTTGATGGCAGGAGAGAGAATAGCCGAGgccctcgagctcggcctgGCAGACCTCAACGTGGTGAAAGAGTGGGAAGTAGCCAAGGcttccaaccccaaccttGCGCCGCCGCAACGGCACGCCATCTTCATGGCGCTGGGGAACATCACGGCGGAGCAATACGTGATGAACACCCTCTCCAAGATCAAAGCGTCCGCGCTCCACGATGCGCTTCTGGTTCTTCCCTTTGCGTCAGTGCCGATGCTGTTCACCTTTTTGAACCTCTTCGCGCTACGGAGCATGAACATCCCTCTCACCTGCAGGATCTTGTTTTTCATGCTCAAAACCCACCACAAGCAGATTGTCAGCAGCAGGACGATGCGCCAGATGCTGGATGGGATCAGAGTCAATCTGAGGCAGG
- the ARC35 gene encoding Arp complex subunit (COG:Z; EggNog:ENOG503NV59; BUSCO:EOG09263EQZ) has product MLLLDYQNVLIQTVLTERFSGAPPVSIDQTVSDFDGVIFHISTPDTKTKIVVSMQIRCYKDLVRYGAEELLAEEYGPYVIPPEPGYDFSLQIDLENLPEEKEARDALIMKIALLKRNAMAAPFKQAYEEHYHLKAEAAKFTSEEAPQGVKEGGSVKAIQYREEEAIYVKASHDRVTVIFSTVFREETDRVFGKVFIQEFVDARRRAIQNAPQVLFRNDPPLELQGVPGVKNTGTGEIGYVTFVLFPRHLTPQRMNDVISHIQTFRDYFHYHIKASKAYIHTRMRRRTADFLQVLRRARPENEEKERKTASGRTFKAGN; this is encoded by the exons ATGTTGCTGCTCGATTACCAGAATGTGCTGATACAAACGGTGCTCACGGAGCGTTTCTCCGG AGCACCCCCCGTGTCCATCGACCAGACCGTGTCCGACTTTGACGGCGTCATCTTCcacatctccacccccgacACCAAGACGAAGATTGTTGTGTCTATGCAAATCCGCTGCTACAAGGACCTTGTTCGTTACGGCGCTGAGGAGCTCCTGGCTGAGGAATATGGCCCGTATGTTATCCCGCCCGAGCCGGGTTATGACTTTTCCCTCCAGATCGACCTCGAGAATCTCCCAGAGGAAAAGGAAGCCCGCGATGCGTTGATCATGAAGATTGCTCTGTTGAAGCGCAATGCCATGGCTGCCCCTTTTAAGCAGGCGTACGAGGAGCACTACCACCtgaaggccgaggcggccaagTTCACATCCGAAGAAGCGCCACAGGGTGTCAAGGAGGGCGGGTCCGTGAAGGCTATTCAGTAccgtgaggaggaggcgatcTATGTCAAGGCCAGTCATGATCGCGTCACTGTTATTTTCAGTACCGTGTTCAGGGAGGAGACGGATCGCGTGTTTGGAAAGGTGTTCATCCAGGAGTTTGTGGATGCCCGCCGGAGAGCTATTCAGAACGCGCCTCAGGTGCTGTTCAGGAATGATCCGCCATTGGAGTTGCAGGGTGTGCCGGGTGTGAAGAATACCGGCACCGGGGAGATTGGTTATGTTACTTTTG TTTTGTTCCCTCGCCACTTGACTCCTCAGCGTATGAATGATGTTATTTCACATATTCAGACCTTCCGCGATTACTTCCACTACCATATCAAGGCCTCCAAGGCTTATATCCACACTCGGATGAGAAGGCGGACGGCAGACTTCCTCCAGG TCCTCCGGAGAGCGAGACCAGAGAACGAAGAAAAGGAGCGCAAGACAGCGAGCGGGAGAACCTTCAAGGCTGGAAACTAG